In a genomic window of Occallatibacter riparius:
- a CDS encoding 2Fe-2S iron-sulfur cluster-binding protein — protein MSGANTTNIPPEKLVRVTFEPEGKTVEFEYGTLPYDHHGKPMSFLDVAENFGIFLDHACGGVCACTTCHLWIKDQTGITEADDDELDRLDMAADQQLNSRLGCQAVITKPGNYVVEIPKWNRNYTSEGKPLTMAENK, from the coding sequence ATGAGTGGAGCAAATACAACCAACATCCCTCCTGAGAAGCTCGTGCGCGTCACCTTCGAGCCGGAAGGGAAGACCGTTGAATTCGAATACGGCACCCTGCCCTACGATCACCACGGCAAGCCGATGTCGTTCCTCGATGTCGCCGAGAACTTCGGCATCTTCCTCGACCACGCCTGTGGCGGTGTCTGCGCCTGCACCACCTGTCACCTCTGGATCAAGGATCAGACCGGTATCACTGAAGCCGACGACGATGAACTGGATCGCCTTGACATGGCTGCCGACCAGCAACTCAATTCGCGTCTCGGCTGCCAGGCCGTCATCACCAAGCCCGGCAACTACGTCGTCGAGATCCCCAAGTGGAACCGCAACTACACGTCCGAAGGCAAGCCGCTGACGATGGCCGAGAATAAGTAG
- a CDS encoding YraN family protein, whose translation MGTRQLTGALLERSLAALDRIARWRKAPELPLHLQTGLAGEDAAFFELRRKGYTVVARRWSAGNISGDMDLIAWQGPMLVFIEVKTRTAHDMSPAESAVDRHKQYVLRRLARAYVRQLPQAEAPPVRFDVMSVYLVPGEKREIVHFENAFGWS comes from the coding sequence ATGGGGACAAGGCAGCTTACTGGTGCGCTGCTGGAGCGTAGCCTGGCGGCGCTGGACAGGATTGCCCGATGGCGCAAGGCGCCGGAATTGCCTCTGCATCTGCAGACAGGATTAGCGGGCGAAGATGCTGCGTTTTTCGAACTGCGGCGAAAGGGCTACACGGTGGTGGCGCGGCGGTGGTCGGCGGGAAACATCTCCGGCGACATGGACCTGATTGCGTGGCAGGGGCCAATGCTAGTCTTCATCGAAGTGAAGACGCGAACCGCGCATGACATGTCACCGGCGGAGTCGGCCGTGGACCGGCACAAGCAGTATGTGCTGCGCAGGCTGGCGCGCGCTTACGTGCGGCAATTGCCGCAGGCAGAGGCGCCGCCCGTGCGGTTCGATGTAATGAGCGTGTACCTAGTGCCGGGCGAGAAGCGCGAGATCGTGCACTTCGAGAATGCGTTCGGGTGGAGCTAA
- the iscX gene encoding Fe-S cluster assembly protein IscX produces the protein MPREIHWTDAEEIGIQLQEKHPDIDPLTVRFTDLHRYVTELEGFADDPAKSNESRLEAIQMAWHEEYEDAKA, from the coding sequence ATGCCCCGCGAAATTCATTGGACCGACGCCGAAGAAATCGGCATTCAGCTTCAGGAGAAGCACCCCGACATCGATCCCCTTACGGTTCGATTCACTGATCTGCACCGCTACGTCACCGAACTCGAAGGTTTCGCAGACGATCCCGCCAAGTCGAACGAGTCGCGTCTCGAAGCCATCCAGATGGCCTGGCATGAAGAGTACGAAGACGCCAAGGCCTAA
- a CDS encoding acetyl ornithine aminotransferase family protein, producing MTDKSLHEQYGPKLVTELPGPKAKAAVEADDRLISPSYTRSYPLVAKSGKGVRVTDVDGNEFLDFSAGIAVTSTGHCHPEVVAAIQKQAAELIHISGTDFYNEPLTDLAAKLSAVAPMKGPHRFFYGNSGAEAVECAMKLARYHTERQNIIAFLGAFHGRTMGALSLTASKPQQKRRFAPLVPGVTHVRYPYAYRGCTGGPQEEEAFALGCARYIEEKLFKTILPPEEVAAIFVEPIQGEGGYVVAPANFMRELRAICDKYGILLVVDEVQSGAGRTGKWWAVEHTGVEPDIVCMAKGIASGMPLGICMSRAEIMDWVPGSHASTFGGNPVSLAAALATIDVLQREGIANAARVGRLMLERLNGWKETHPLVGDVRGRGLMIGIELVKDRATRVPATALRNRVETLAFERGLMILGCGETSIRLCPPLIVSEEEATVALDILEEALTIVEKEHSREAEMEMAGA from the coding sequence ATGACCGACAAGTCTTTGCACGAACAGTACGGGCCCAAGCTGGTAACGGAACTTCCGGGGCCGAAGGCCAAGGCCGCCGTTGAGGCCGATGACCGCCTGATTTCGCCGAGCTATACGCGCTCGTATCCGCTGGTGGCGAAGAGCGGTAAAGGTGTCCGCGTCACGGATGTGGATGGGAATGAGTTCCTGGACTTTTCCGCAGGGATTGCCGTGACGTCAACCGGCCATTGCCATCCTGAAGTTGTGGCGGCGATCCAGAAACAGGCCGCGGAGTTGATTCACATTTCGGGTACGGACTTTTATAACGAGCCGCTGACGGATCTGGCTGCGAAGCTTTCTGCAGTCGCGCCGATGAAGGGACCGCATCGTTTCTTCTATGGCAATTCCGGCGCCGAAGCGGTGGAGTGCGCGATGAAGCTGGCGCGTTATCACACGGAGCGGCAGAACATCATTGCGTTCCTGGGCGCGTTTCACGGGCGCACGATGGGCGCGTTGTCGCTGACCGCGTCGAAGCCGCAGCAGAAGAGGCGCTTCGCTCCGCTTGTTCCAGGTGTAACGCATGTGCGCTATCCCTACGCGTATCGCGGGTGTACGGGCGGGCCGCAGGAAGAAGAGGCGTTCGCACTGGGTTGTGCGCGGTATATCGAGGAGAAGCTGTTCAAGACGATTCTACCTCCGGAGGAAGTGGCTGCGATCTTCGTCGAACCGATCCAGGGCGAGGGCGGATACGTGGTTGCGCCGGCCAACTTTATGCGCGAGCTGCGCGCGATCTGCGACAAGTACGGGATTCTGCTCGTAGTGGATGAGGTGCAGAGCGGCGCGGGACGCACGGGCAAGTGGTGGGCGGTGGAGCACACCGGCGTGGAGCCCGACATTGTCTGCATGGCCAAGGGCATCGCGAGCGGCATGCCGCTGGGCATCTGCATGAGCCGTGCCGAGATCATGGACTGGGTGCCGGGCTCGCATGCGTCGACGTTCGGCGGCAATCCGGTATCGCTGGCGGCGGCACTGGCAACCATCGACGTGCTGCAGCGCGAGGGTATCGCGAATGCTGCGCGCGTGGGCAGGTTGATGCTGGAACGTCTGAACGGGTGGAAGGAGACGCATCCGCTGGTGGGCGATGTGCGCGGACGCGGCCTGATGATCGGCATTGAACTGGTGAAGGACAGGGCGACGCGCGTGCCCGCGACTGCTTTGCGCAATCGGGTGGAGACGCTGGCGTTCGAACGCGGTCTGATGATCCTCGGCTGCGGTGAAACATCGATTCGGCTGTGCCCGCCGCTGATTGTGAGCGAAGAAGAGGCGACCGTGGCACTCGACATTCTGGAAGAGGCGCTGACGATTGTCGAGAAGGAACACTCGCGCGAAGCCGAGATGGAGATGGCGGGAGCTTGA